The DNA window GCCGAGGATTTTGATGCGCAGGTCGTCGGAGCTGGCGAGGGTGGCGCCGGGGCGGTAGGCGATCTGGCCGGCGGGGATGCCGGCCCAGACGTGCAGGCCGAAGACCGCGTCGGGTTTGGGTGATTTCATCACGCCTTCTTCGACCATCATTTTTGCGCCCCAGGTGTTTTTGCCGTCGGGGATGAAGTCGCTGGGGCCTTCTTCGGCGGGCTGGAAATAGAACACCACGGTGCCGGGCAGGGTGTCGCGCATGCCGGTGAGAATTTTCGCTGTGCTGAGCAGGATCGCGGTATGGGCGTCGTGGCCGCAGGCGTGCATGACGTCGACTTCTTTGTCGAGGTAGGTACCTTTGGCTTTCGAGGCGAACGGCAGGTCGGCGACTTCCTTGACCGGCAGCGCGTCCATGTCGGCGCGCAGGGCCACGGTCGGGCCGGGCAGGGCGCCTTTGAGAATGGCGACCACGCCGGTGCGGGCGACGCCGGTTTTGACTTCCAGGCCCATGGCTTTGAGTTGTTTGGCGACCAGTTCCGACGTGCGTTTTTCGCTGTTGCCGAGTTCCGGGTGGGCGTGGATGTCGCGGCGGGTTTCCAGTAGTTCGGGTTCAAGCTGTTTGGCTTGTGCGGCGATCTGTTCGCGGGTGCTGTCCATTGTCGCCGCGACGGCGTTGCTGGCGAAAAAGGTGAACAGCACAGCTTGGGCAATGCGTGTCAGCTGCATCGGGTTTCTCCATGGTTATTATTTTTTTTTGGCTTCCCTGCCTGTGACCCGAACCTCATGCCTAAGTGCTATTCCTTCGGCAGGCCACCGCCAGCAGTGATCACTTGCACACTCATTCTCGGCGTCGCCAGATCCAGCCCTGCCTCGTCGAGATGGCGTTTGAGCGACAGGTTGAAGGCCCGGGAAACTTCCCATTGTTTGATCGGCGCGGTCTTGAAGCGGGCGCGCAGAATCGCGCTGCCGGACTCAAAACTCTCCACACCCTGAATCTCCAGCGGCGACCAGATGTTGCGGCGTTGCAACGGATCGGTGCGCATTTTCTGGCCGACTTCGCGCATCAGTTTGATCGCGTCGTCGATTTCCATGTTGTACGGCACGGCCACGCGGAAAATCGCGTAACCGAATTCCCGCGAGTAGTTTTTGATGCTTTTGATTTCGCTGAACGGAATCGTGTGGACGATGCCGTCGATGTCGCGCAGGCGCACGGTGCGGATGGTCAGGCCTTCGACGGTACCGAGGTGGCCACCGACGTCGACGTAGTCATCGATGGCCAGGGAGTCTTCGATGATGATGAACAGGCCGGTGATCAAATCCGCGACCAGCGACTGCGCACCGAAACCGATGGCCAGACCGATGACACCGGCACCGGCCAGCAGTGGCGTGACGTTCATGCCCATGTTCGCCAAGGCGACGATCAACGCAATGATGAAAATCGCCACGAACAGCACGTTGCGGATCAGCGGCATCATTGTCTGTGCGCGGGCGTTGGCCAGGCCTTTTCGTGAGCGGGTGAGGGCGTGATGGACGGCGGTGTCGGCGAGGATCCAGATCAGCCAGGAGAAGATCAATGTGCCGATCAGGCTGAACAGTTTGACGCTGACGTCATGGCCTTCGCCTTCGGCAAATCCGATCAGCGACTGGCCCCACACGCGCAAGCCCAGTTCGATGAACGCCAGCCATACCAGCAGATGCGCGAGGGTATAGAAGAAGTTTTTCAGGCGCTCGGAGTAGAGCGCGTGACGTTTCGCCCCGCGTTGCGGTTTCAGCGAATGTCGGCGTACCAATCCATTGATCACCATGCACAACACCAGCAACACGGTGCAGATCAGCGACTGGCGCAGCGCGGTGCTGGTGTCGCCGGCGGAGACGAAGGTGGCGAACAGCGAGATCCCGACCAGCACCAGTGCGGGCATGTACCAGAAGGTGCCGAGGATTTCGATGGTGTCGCTGAGGGCGCGGCGCGTCAGGCGCCGCGACAACGGTTGGTTACGGATCAGGTGGGCAATCGGTCGGCGGAAACGCAGGATGAACAAACCGGTCGACAGTGCGGCGAGGACATTGGCGACGGTCGCTGCGGTGTGCGCCAGGTGTACGCCGAGGCTCTCGATCAGGCGCGGGTCGTTCAGCGCTTCACCAAACGCGGCGAAGCTGCCGATCAGCCACAACGGTCGGAACGCCTGATGGCGCAGGATGTAGAGCGCGCGATGGCGATGCGGGCCGTCGAGCAAGGAGAACGCGATTACGCAGATCGCCGAGAAACACGTGCCGACCACCAGCGCATAGGCCAGCACCATCGCCAGGCTTTTGCCCAGCGACGACGGCAAGGCGTAGCTCATGTAAACGGTCATTACCAGGGCGATCAGCCATGGCCCGAGTTTGCGCAATGCGAAGCGCAGCATGTCGAGGGCCTTGGGGTGTTGCGGCAATTCTTCGGTGAGGCCGAAACGCATGCGCACCCGGTGACCGAGCCAGATCAGCGCGGCGGCGAGCAGGCTCCAGACCATCAGGATCACCGCAAAGCCGAAGATGATCGGCAGCCATTCACTGGCCGGGAGCATCATTGCTTTCAGCTCATCCTTGGCCAGATCGAATTCGTTGGACCAGCGATTGAGCGGGCTGTCGGCGCCGGAGAATTGTTTTTCGAAATTGGCCAGCGTGCCGCCAATCAGCCCGAGTACGCCTTCTTCGGGAGAGGCCTGGGCTTTTTTCGTGGCGTCACGGAGTTTCTTCAGATCGCTCAGCAACTGCGCACGTTGCTTGTCATTTTCCAGCGACTTGATGACTTCGTCGAGGGATTGCCCCAGCGGTTCCTGCGCCTCGGGCTGTGTCTTGCTGGTGTTGAGCAGGCCCGGCAGACCGACTGCGTGGGCAGGCGCCACGGGCAGCAGCGTCATCAGGCAGATAAGTAAAAAGCAGGGCAGGGCAAAAAGACGAGCAAACACTAGGCGGTCAACCTCGCAACGGGCGGATTCGCTGGAGTGTACGAGCCCGCCTGACTCAATGCGAGTCGGGCGCGGATTTATTCGTTGAGTTTGGCGAGGATCTTGTACACCACGGTGGCGAGAATCATCAGCATACCGATCCACATGGCAAAGACACCGGCGTTTTTGTCGCGGAAGTTAAAGCCGATCGCCAGCAGGATCATTCCGCACAGGATGGGAATGAGCATGGCGTGGAACGAAGACATCGAGATCATGAAGACTGCCTTGTCTGAAGGGATGATTTAAGTCTAGGCCGGTTTTGATTGAGCAGTTCTGATGTGTATCAGAAATGAGCCGGTTTTGCTTTGATCGTGTGGCGAGGGAGCTTGCTCCCGCTCGACTGCGTAGCAGTCGCAATACCTGAGTTCGCGATATGACTGATCATCGCGGCGGCAGGTCGGGGCTGCTTCGCAGCCCAGCGGGAGCAAGCTCCCTCGCCACAAAAGCAGGGATTACGGCAATTCGCGGCAGGCGTAGAACGCGCTCAGCACTTTGACCAGGTGCGCCAGGTCATGGCTGCCGCACAGCTCGCGAATCGAGTGCATGGCGAAAGTCGGCAGACCGATATCGACGGTGCGCACGCCCAGGTGGCTGGCGGTGATCGGGCCGATGGTCGAGCCGCAGCCCATGTCGCTGCGTACCACGAAGCTTTGCACCGGGACTTCTTCGGCCATGCACAGATGACGGAAGAACCCGGCGGTTTCGCTGTTGGTGGCGTAGCGCTGGTTGCTGTTGACCTTGATCACCGGGCCGGCGTTGAGTTTCGGGCCGTGGTTGGCGTCGTGCTTCTCGGCGTAGTTCGGGTGCACGCCGTGGGCGTTGTCGGCCGAGACCAGCAGGGACTTTTGAATGGTGCGGACGAACTCGTCACCTTCCGGCAGCAGGCGGCGCAGGGTCTGTTCGAGCATCGGGCCGTCGGCACCGCAGGCCGAGCAGGAGCCGACTTCTTCGTGGTCGTTGCACACCAGCACGCAGGTTTCGTCGGTTTCGGCAGTGAGCAGAGCTTGCAGACCGGCGTAGCACGACAGCAGGTTGTCGAGGCGCGCGCCGGCAATGAAATCGCCGTTCAGGCCAATCACCGCAGCGCTTTGCGTGTCGTAGAAACTCAGCTCGTAATCGAGCACCACGTCGGCGTTGAGGCCATGTTCGCGGGCCAGTTGATCGGTGAGCACGGCGCGGAAATCGACGCGCTCGTCACCGGCAAACTGCGCGAGGATCGGCGGCAGTTCGGTCTGTGCGTTGATCGCCCAGCCTTGGTTGGCCTCGCGATTGAGGTGGATGGCCAGGTTGGGAATGATCGCGATCGGTGCCTTGAAGTCGATCAACTGGCTCTCGACTTTACCATCGCGGCGGAAGGTCACGCGGCCGGCCAGCGACAGATCGCGGTCGAACCACGGGGCCAGCAGCGCACCGCCGTAGACTTCGACGCCCAGTTGCCAGAAACCCTGACGCTGCAGCTCCGGTTGCGGTTTGACCCGCAGACATGGGCTGTCAGTGTGCGCGCCGACCAGGCGGATGCCGCCGTGCAGTGGCGAAGTACGGCCCATTTTGATTGCGACGATCGAGGAGTCGTTGCGGGTGACGTAATAGCGGCCGTTAGGCTCGGTAGTCCATGGCTCGCGCTCGTCGAGGCGCACGTAACCGGCGGCCTCCAGACGTTGAACAAGGCTGGCAGTGGCGTGGAACGGGGTAGGGGAGGCCTTGAGAAAGTCGATCAGGCCTTGGTTCAACTCTTCGCGCATAAGAAACTCCAGACAGCAATGGCCGGGAGTTTAACGCATTGACCAGGGAATTGAATCTGCACCGGATCCCTGTAGGAGCTGCCGCAGGCTGCGATCTTTTGATCTTGCTGTTTATAAGATCAAAAGATCGCAGCCTGCGGCAGCTCCTACAGAGGGTACGGTCAGAACGGTGCCGGGCACTCGAAGCGCAGGCGTTCACCGGTTTGCGGATGGGTGAAGCTGAGCATGCTCGCGTGCAGGCACAGGCGCGGCCAGGCAGCGAGGGCTTGTTCGTGGGCGTAGAGGCCATCGCCGAGCAACGGATGACCGATCGACAGCATGTGCACGCGTAACTGGTGCGAGCGGCCGGTGATCGGTGTCAGCTCGACGCGGCACCAGTCGCCACAACGTTCCAGCACACGCCAGAAGGTCAGTGCATGCTTGCCGAATTCATGATCGACCACGTGGCGCGGCTTGGTTGGCGGGTCGTAGCGCAGCGGCAAATCGATACTGCCACTGTCCAGTTCCGGCTGGCCCCAGGCCAACGCGGTGTAGGCCTTTTCGGTTTCGCGGTCGTGAAACTGGCGCGACAGTTCGCGGTGGGTGTCAGCGTCACGGGCCAGCAGAATGATCCCGGAGGTTTCCCAGTCCAGGCGATGGACGATGCGTGCTTCCGGGTAGCCGTTTTCCTGCAAGCGGGTAATCAGGCAGTCCTTGTTGTCGTCGGCGCGACCGGGCACCGAGAGCAGCAGGGTGGGTTTGTCGACCACCAGTACGGCGGCGTCCTGATGGATGATGCGGATGTTGGACAACGGCATTAAAACAGCCTCGTAACAAATGCCAACGGCGGTTCAGGGCCATTCCGTTTCGGGAATGGACCTGAACCGCCGTCGTTCCTGCCGGATCGACTCAGCGATCTGGCAGGGTGATGTTGAGTTCCAGAATCGAGCAACTGCCCTGGCTTTCCAGTGCAACATGTACGTCGTCGTTGCCGATGTTGACGTACTTGCGGATCACGTCGACCAGTTCCTTCTGCAAGGCTGGCAAGTAATCCGGCGTGCTGCGCTGGCCGCGCTCATGCGCCACGATGATCTGTAGACGCTCTTTCGCTACCGAGGCAGTGCTTGGCTTTTTGTTGGCACGAAAGAAGTCAAAAAGGTTCATTACCTACCTCCAAACAGGCGCTCGAAGAATCCCTTCTTCGTAACATCGAGGAAACGATGTTCTTTTTCTTTGCCCAGCAGACGATCAACGGCATCGCTGTACGCCTGACCGGCATCGCTCTGGTCGTCGAGAATCACCGGGACGCCCGAGTTGGATGCCTTCAGGACTGCCTGAGACTCCGGGATGACGCCCAGCAGGGTCACTGCCAGAATTTCCTTCACGTCTTCAACGCCGAGCATTTCGCCATCACTGACGCGCTGTGGGTTGTAACGGGTCAGCAGGAGGTGTTCCTTGATCGGCTCTTCGCCGTTTTCGGCACGACGGGACTTGCTCGCCAACAGGCCGAGCATGCGGTCGGAGTCACGTACCGAGGACACTTCCGGGTTGGTCACGATGATCGCTTCGTCGGCGAAATACATGGCCAGGTGTGCACCTTTCTCGATGCCCGCCGGGGAGTCGCAGACCACGAAGTCGAAGTCTTCCTTCAACTGCATCAGAACCTTTTCCACGCCTTCGACGGTCAGCGCGTCTTTGTCGCGGGTCTGACTGGCGGCCAGTACGTAGAGGTTTTCCAGGCGCTTGTCTTTGATCAGAGCCTGTTGCAGGTTGGCTTCGCCGTTGACCACGTTGACGAAGTCATACACCACGCGGCGCTCGCAACCCATGATCAGGTCAAGGTTACGCAAGCCCACGTCGAAGTCGACGATCACTGTTTTGTGGCCGCGCAGAGCGAGGCCGGTACCGATAGCGGCGCTGGTGGTGGTCTTACCCACACCACCCTTGCCGGATGTAACCACGAGAATCTTGGCCAAGGTGTTTCACCCCTAAGGAAGAAGGACTGTTCAGCCCCTGAAAAACATCTCTTGAAAACTACTGCAGTCGGACAGCCTTGGCTGGAATTTGGCTTTTGGCCTTTTTCCTACTTCGTTTGAGCCGTTTTCGCTACGTTTTAGAGATGCTTGGAAAATGCGGCAGTATCCGTTAAAGCCGAATGATGTTCAACACGTCGCCCGACAGGCTGATCTGTACGCCCGAGCCCCACATCGGATCACGACGCAAGTCCTCGGAAACCTTGTAGTGGCCTGCGATGGAGATCAGTTCAGCGCTCAATTGCTGACAGAAAATCCGCGCCTTGGTGTCGCCCTTGACCCCGGCCAGCGCACGACCGCGCATCGGGCCGTATACATGGATGTTGCCATCGGCGAGAAGTTCCGCCCCCGGACTGACCGAGGACACCACCACCAGATCGCCACCCTGGGCATATATCTGTTGGCCACCACGTACTGGCGTGGTGATTACGCGGGTCGCTTTGATGGTCGGTTCAGGCGGTTTTTCCGGTTTCTTTTTGACTTCGGCTTCCGGGGTTTCCAGCGGTCGCTCACGGGCGCCGGACGGCGGCAACACCGGAATGTCGATGGCGATGGCGGCGGCGATGTCTTCGATGCGGCTGGCACGAATCGCCAGGGTGCGCAGGCCATGTTGGCGGCACACGCGCATCAGGCCCGGCAGATCGACGGCGCCTTCGCTCGGCGGCAGTTTGTCCAGCGCCAGAACCAGCGGCGCGTTGCTGAAGAAGTTCGGCGCCTGGGCGACTTTGGCGGCCAATTGCCGATCGAGGCTTTCGAGGTCGTTACGGGCCAGTTCCAGCACAGTGATGGCCAGCATGCTGCCCTTGAGCTGGAATACGGGATCTTGGTCTAACGGTTCGGTTTGGCTCATGTCGGCATACAACGGCTTGTCACTAAAAGTGCCGAGACTTATAACGAGAACGCCCGCGAGCCGCAAGCCGGGTCGAACGATGTAGAATGCGCGGCCACTGTATTTACGGAAGCTTTAATGGATCGCCCGCGTTTTCGAAGAGCATTTCTATCTCCACGCTTCTGGCCGCTCTGGTGCGGTCTGGGGCTTTTATGGCTGATCGTGCAGTTGCCGTATCCGGCCTTGCTGACCATCGGTCGAGTTTTGGGCGCGTTGATGTATCGCGTGGCCG is part of the Pseudomonas sp. TH06 genome and encodes:
- a CDS encoding amidohydrolase, producing MQLTRIAQAVLFTFFASNAVAATMDSTREQIAAQAKQLEPELLETRRDIHAHPELGNSEKRTSELVAKQLKAMGLEVKTGVARTGVVAILKGALPGPTVALRADMDALPVKEVADLPFASKAKGTYLDKEVDVMHACGHDAHTAILLSTAKILTGMRDTLPGTVVFYFQPAEEGPSDFIPDGKNTWGAKMMVEEGVMKSPKPDAVFGLHVWAGIPAGQIAYRPGATLASSDDLRIKILGKQTHAGRPWDGIDPITVGAQTIVGLQTVVSRRTDISSYPSVVSIGTINGGTRYNIIPESVDMTGTIRSYDYGIRQKLHADVRQTVEKIAESGGAKADVTIIEKYDPTINNPALTEKMLPTLKWAAKDDVVNAPLVGGAEDFSFFAKEVPGLFVFLGVTPRDQDMSKAAPNHNPGFFVDESALVVGVRTLASLATDYLYANAGAGK
- a CDS encoding mechanosensitive ion channel family protein, with the protein product MFARLFALPCFLLICLMTLLPVAPAHAVGLPGLLNTSKTQPEAQEPLGQSLDEVIKSLENDKQRAQLLSDLKKLRDATKKAQASPEEGVLGLIGGTLANFEKQFSGADSPLNRWSNEFDLAKDELKAMMLPASEWLPIIFGFAVILMVWSLLAAALIWLGHRVRMRFGLTEELPQHPKALDMLRFALRKLGPWLIALVMTVYMSYALPSSLGKSLAMVLAYALVVGTCFSAICVIAFSLLDGPHRHRALYILRHQAFRPLWLIGSFAAFGEALNDPRLIESLGVHLAHTAATVANVLAALSTGLFILRFRRPIAHLIRNQPLSRRLTRRALSDTIEILGTFWYMPALVLVGISLFATFVSAGDTSTALRQSLICTVLLVLCMVINGLVRRHSLKPQRGAKRHALYSERLKNFFYTLAHLLVWLAFIELGLRVWGQSLIGFAEGEGHDVSVKLFSLIGTLIFSWLIWILADTAVHHALTRSRKGLANARAQTMMPLIRNVLFVAIFIIALIVALANMGMNVTPLLAGAGVIGLAIGFGAQSLVADLITGLFIIIEDSLAIDDYVDVGGHLGTVEGLTIRTVRLRDIDGIVHTIPFSEIKSIKNYSREFGYAIFRVAVPYNMEIDDAIKLMREVGQKMRTDPLQRRNIWSPLEIQGVESFESGSAILRARFKTAPIKQWEVSRAFNLSLKRHLDEAGLDLATPRMSVQVITAGGGLPKE
- a CDS encoding M18 family aminopeptidase; protein product: MREELNQGLIDFLKASPTPFHATASLVQRLEAAGYVRLDEREPWTTEPNGRYYVTRNDSSIVAIKMGRTSPLHGGIRLVGAHTDSPCLRVKPQPELQRQGFWQLGVEVYGGALLAPWFDRDLSLAGRVTFRRDGKVESQLIDFKAPIAIIPNLAIHLNREANQGWAINAQTELPPILAQFAGDERVDFRAVLTDQLAREHGLNADVVLDYELSFYDTQSAAVIGLNGDFIAGARLDNLLSCYAGLQALLTAETDETCVLVCNDHEEVGSCSACGADGPMLEQTLRRLLPEGDEFVRTIQKSLLVSADNAHGVHPNYAEKHDANHGPKLNAGPVIKVNSNQRYATNSETAGFFRHLCMAEEVPVQSFVVRSDMGCGSTIGPITASHLGVRTVDIGLPTFAMHSIRELCGSHDLAHLVKVLSAFYACRELP
- a CDS encoding RluA family pseudouridine synthase gives rise to the protein MPLSNIRIIHQDAAVLVVDKPTLLLSVPGRADDNKDCLITRLQENGYPEARIVHRLDWETSGIILLARDADTHRELSRQFHDRETEKAYTALAWGQPELDSGSIDLPLRYDPPTKPRHVVDHEFGKHALTFWRVLERCGDWCRVELTPITGRSHQLRVHMLSIGHPLLGDGLYAHEQALAAWPRLCLHASMLSFTHPQTGERLRFECPAPF
- the minE gene encoding cell division topological specificity factor MinE: MNLFDFFRANKKPSTASVAKERLQIIVAHERGQRSTPDYLPALQKELVDVIRKYVNIGNDDVHVALESQGSCSILELNITLPDR
- the minD gene encoding septum site-determining protein MinD; translation: MAKILVVTSGKGGVGKTTTSAAIGTGLALRGHKTVIVDFDVGLRNLDLIMGCERRVVYDFVNVVNGEANLQQALIKDKRLENLYVLAASQTRDKDALTVEGVEKVLMQLKEDFDFVVCDSPAGIEKGAHLAMYFADEAIIVTNPEVSSVRDSDRMLGLLASKSRRAENGEEPIKEHLLLTRYNPQRVSDGEMLGVEDVKEILAVTLLGVIPESQAVLKASNSGVPVILDDQSDAGQAYSDAVDRLLGKEKEHRFLDVTKKGFFERLFGGR
- the minC gene encoding septum site-determining protein MinC → MSQTEPLDQDPVFQLKGSMLAITVLELARNDLESLDRQLAAKVAQAPNFFSNAPLVLALDKLPPSEGAVDLPGLMRVCRQHGLRTLAIRASRIEDIAAAIAIDIPVLPPSGARERPLETPEAEVKKKPEKPPEPTIKATRVITTPVRGGQQIYAQGGDLVVVSSVSPGAELLADGNIHVYGPMRGRALAGVKGDTKARIFCQQLSAELISIAGHYKVSEDLRRDPMWGSGVQISLSGDVLNIIRL